A segment of the Trifolium pratense cultivar HEN17-A07 linkage group LG7, ARS_RC_1.1, whole genome shotgun sequence genome:
ATAATCACTTCCAAACATGGCTTCAACATCACTTACCTTAATATCTTCTACTTTCTTTCAAACAGAATTTCCAACAAAGAGAACAACCATTTGCTGCTCCATTTCCAAATGTCCTTTTACTCCAAATTCAGTTACACCATTAAAAGTCTCGGTGTCCGACAAAAACATGACACAATCCCCGATACCCCTTACTTCAATAACAACTTTAGTGTCAGACACAGACACGACACCATCCTCATCCTCTGCTCCACAACAACCATCACCCCAACCACCGAAAAAACTTCCAATGCGAAGAATCCCCGGTGATTACGGCCTCCCTTTCATAGGACCCTTCCAAGATCGTCTCGATTATTTCTACAGCGAAGGTGGCCGTGACACATTTTTTCGAACCAAAATGAACAAATACAATTCAACCATTTTTCGCGCAAATATGCCACCAGGCCCTTTCATTTCATCAAACCCAAATGTCATTGTTTTACTTGACGGAAAATCCTTTCCTATTCTCTTTGACAACTCCAAAGTCGAAAAACGTGACATCTTTACCGGAACTTTCATGCCGTCAACTGAACTCACCGGAGGTCACAGAATTCTCTCTTACCTCGATCCAACTGAACCAAAACACGAACAACTCAAAAGcctcatcttcttcctcctcaaAACTCGAAGCAGTCACTTCATCCCTGAGTTTCAGTCATCTTACACAAACCTCTTCGATACATTAGAAAAAGAGCTTGCTAAAACGGGAAAGGCAACTTTCAGTGACGCAAACGATCAAGCAGCATTTAACTACCTTGCAAAAGCATTTTTCGGAACTGACCCTACCGAAACAAATCTTAAAATGGATGCTCCAAAAATAGTATCTAAATGGACTCTGATGCAGCTAAGTCCAATTCTTTCGTTAGGCCTTCCAAAATATATTCAAGAACCACTTTTTCACACTTTTCGTCTTCCACCAATTCTGGTGAAAAAAGATTATCAGAGACTCTATGATTTTTTCTACGAGTCATCTACTGGACCGGTTTTAGATGAAGCAGTTAGACTCGGAGTTTCTAAAGAAGAAGCAGTTCATAATTTGTTATTCACAACATGTTTTAATTCGTTTGGCGGGATGAAGATTTTTTTCCCGAATTTGTTGAAGTGGATTGGAAGAGGCGGTGTTAATATACACCGTAGATTAGCAGAAGAGATTCGTTATGTCATTAAATCGAATGATGGGAAAGTGTCTATGGCTGCGATGGAACAAATGCCGTTGATGAAATCAGTGGTTTATGAAGCTCTTAGAATTGAACCACCAGTGCCATTACAATATGGTAAAGCAAAACATGATTTTGTTATTGAAAATCATGAGAATTCATTTCAAGTGAAAGAAGGTGAAATGTTGTTCGGGTTTCAACCTTTTGCGACGAAAGATCCTAAGATATTTGATAAAGCTGATGAGTTTGTTGGAGAGAGGTTTATGGGTGAAGGAGAGAAATTGTTGAAACATGTGTTTTGGTCGAATGGCCGTGAGACGGAAGAACCAACGGTTGGTAATAAGCAATGTCCTGGTAAGGATTTTGTCGTGTTGTTTTCGAGGCTTTTGGTGGTGGAGTTGTTTCTTCGTTATGATACTTTTAGTATTCAAGTTGGGAAGTCTCCAACAGGATCTGCTGTTACTTTTACCTCTCTCAAGAGAGCAACTTTTTAGTTTGATTTACTCATGCTGATAATCATAGCTTCATAGTTCATATATACAATACATTTGTTTAGGATTTTGATTAATTAAGTGCATGTATTATGATGCATATGTGCATCTTAATTGGAAATTTGTTCATCCACAAATAGgctaagattaagataatttaatttctttttttggtttgtttatgATGACTGTTTTTTTGCTTGTATTGTATGTACTGCATGAGGAATGTGACAAGTTTTATCTATGAtgtcaaatttttgtttcttttggaaTGATTCTACTTAATTTAATCACCACATATACTATGATGGATATTGGTTAATGCATCAATTAAAAGGGTATCTGATAGATAGAAATTAATTTAGCTAGACGTAAGAATCACAAATTCACGATATATTATAATGGAGAGAATCCACAACAGATGATAATTGCCATTTATAGAGAGACACGTTATTGGCATGGTTACcaaaaattgtataaaaattgGAAAGGAAGATAGATGGGATGGATTATTCCAATAACACGATTTGATTATGAAGTTTGAACACATTTGAATGGTCCAGCCTTGTCCAAAATTAAGTTGAATGGAGAGGGATGAGTAAGGAAAAAGGAATATCTTGATTAGGACAGACATGGTCTTATAACTTGGGCCAAGCAATGGGATATCATGATAATATCAAGGGTCTTGCTAATGTGTGCCCTAAGAgcatatgttaaaaaattcaaaagtataattattacattaaaaaatataataatttgacttttgaaaaattgaatgCACAACTTTTGAgaagaatatttttatattaagttgtttatcatgTGCTCTTAGGACACATATTAGCATTCGCCTAAATAAGCTCTTAGCCAAACTCAAATGTGGTTTTGACTCCAAGTATTTGTGATCGTGTGATTTTAACCTCCTCTTTGGGCGGATTCCTCCTTTCGCTCCTCAGCCTACAAGGTATTAGCAGCCGTTTCCAGCTGTCATCCCCATCCCAAAGGGTAGGTTCTTACGCGTTACTCACCCGTCTACCACTGGAAACACTACTTCCCGTCCGACTTGCATGTGTAAAGCATGCCACCAACGTCAGTtttttatcaatcaatatttGTCACTCTTAATTTTTTCCCCTTGCAATTTACAAGTCTCTCTGGACAATTTCTCCCAATttaaatgatgtggcactcGATTGTTATTTTCATGTTGCCTTTCCTTTAAATTTAAACATAAAAGGAGGGCATAGATGAAACCATATAATTCAAACTTCGAAATTAACAGGACCGAAATTGCTCCAAAAAAGTGCAGGTCTAAAATCATATAATCTCTATTGTTGGAAAACCAAAAGTGAAATTAAGCTTAATTTTTAAAGCTACAAGTTCTAAAAATTCAAACATTGTTTAATGTTATATTATCATAAAAGCTATAATATAGTGAGATAAGCTTGTTTACCAAATATCTCATTcaatcaaacaagcttataagcaaTTACAATAAACTACAAACTAGCTTCTCGACCATATGAAACAGATCCATGATCAAATGACTTACTGGGGAAACTATTTGACGAAGGAGAGCTTTGCTCACTAAACCATATGTGTGGATCTTGCACCGAAACGGGTGAGTTACTATTGAGCCTATCAACTGACTTAAAAGAAACAGGCACAGTCTCCAGCTTAAGATGACATTTACCCTTAGGCTCAACATCCTTCAATGTAGTGTTGCTGCTCAATGGTTTCTCATTTTcactagaagaagaagaagaacaagaagagaagtgATCTATAATAGAACTGTTTTCTCCAAAAGAGTCCCACTTATTCAAACTTAGCTGCTCTAACTCAGTTGCCACTTCTGTCATACAAGGTCTCATATCCCTGTGAAATGCAAGACATCTGAATGCCAACTCAGCTACCTTGTGTATGGAAGAAAGTGTCCACCCATCATTGGTTGCTTCGGGCTCAAGAAACACAATTGGGTCTATAATATCTTTTAAAAGCCCTTTTCTGATCCTATCAACAGCAAGAGAAGCCAAATTCACTTCATTATGAGGACGAGAAAAATCAACTACTTTTAGTCCTGTTATGATCTCAACGAGAACAACTCCAAAGCTATATACATCACTTTTATCAGAAAGGTGAAAGTCTTGATGGTATTGTGGGTCAACATAGCCAGGTGTTCCTTGTGGGGCAGTTGAAACATGAGAAACATGAGATATTTCAGTTATTCCAAGTCTAGAAAGCCCAAAATCTGCTACTTTGGATCCAAAATTTTGGTCCAAAAGTATGTTGCTTGATTTGATATCTCTATGGTAAATAGGTGGATTAATTGCTGAATGAAGATGAGCTATTGCTTGTGCTGTTTCTGTTGCAATTTTGACTCTAAAAGGCCATGAAAGTCCACTCCCTTTCTCTCTTTGTAAATGCTGATTTAGTGTTCCGTTGGGCATGAACTCATACACTAATATTTGCTCTCCATATTCAATTGAACAGCCCAACAAGCGCACTAAATTGGGGTGCCTAACAGAGGAAATGAGTTTGATCTCATTCATGACTTGTTCAATGCTTTCATTGTCTCTGTGTTTTATTCTTTTGATGGCGACATATTCATCATTGTAAAGTTTTCCTGAATAAACTGTACCATATGCTCCTGTTCCCAATCTTTGTTTCtctgaaaaattatttgtagctTTTTCTATGTCTTTGTAGGGATAGATAGGAACACTGTAATTGTTAGTAGTTTCAGTGAAGCGTCTTTTTGTGCTCTTTGTGACTCTCAATTTGGTGCGTCGGCGAAAGTAACAGCATATTGAACCCAGAGCAACCATCAGTGATACACCAAAAATAAATCCTACGAAACAATATGCAACTAGTTAGCATGACAGTCAACAATATTGCAAATTGATTTGATATTTGTTCAATGAGTAACTATTGTGTGGTTGATCgatgtatataatttttaagataATCTCAAATGGTTTTCAAAGCATGAAATAGGTACATACCTCCAATTAAGATAATGAGTCTTGCATGTCCTCCACATCTTCCGGACATGTACTTTGCTGGGTTGCATGTTGATGAGGCTGTATGTTTACAAGTCAAATGATAAAATTAGTATAATTCAGAAGCATTAAAAAGACTAGAATTAAGTTGGGTCCAGTGAAACACTAGCAAGATACTGGAGAGATCCTTAAGAATATCTCCTTCTCTCTTcttaaattcatttttcattcttAAGCAAAAAACAAACTTCCTTATATAAGGAACCATCCTAACATGTGGAAGCCATTTGTACATGCTCCAATGATAACAACCAACAAATGCTGATTTGAAAACTTGAGAACTCAACAAGCAACTTCCATTAGAGTTCTCTTATAAAAAGTAATTAGCCATTTTTTCTCTCTTAAAAAACCATCTTCTCCTCTCAATTCTCATCTCAACAAAACAAACTATCTAATTCAACCGTTCAGGGGTATTTGTTGTAAATACTattgtttttttgaagaaactaaaatgggatatattaacacaaacagcctccccagcacaaggcgtaccgaggtagactacaaaagtttacaatagAGTTAAAGAGATGCAATcacaatcaaatcaaacaaagcccaaacacaacaatggactagacaaccagctatggtagtttgaagcTAACGTGatactcgtcgtcttcaaccacctaaaagagaaaagTTTGATCTTATCCAATAAAAGATGAGGTGTGCCtgttgagcctttgaacaaacgatgatttctctctgtccatatcaCCCAAGCACAAACGAGCCAAAGAAGCTGCAGAAAGGACCGCCGCGCACGAGATACACCTGCAGAAGCTGTAAACTGGGCAAAATGATCACACAAAGTAGAAGAATCCACCGGAGAAATGTCAACCCATTCGCGAACTAAGTCCCAAAGAGATCCAGCGAAGCtacatgagagaaataaatgatGGGCCGACTCAGCCACTCCACAACCAAAAACACAAGTATCAGCTGTAGAAGACAAAACACCACGATTGACCAGGTTGGCTATCGTGGGCAATCTATCCCGCAATAAACGCCAAGCAAAGATGGACACCTTCAACGGAACCTGAGGGTGCCATATAAGGTTCTCCGCAGCATGCAAAGTAACTGAAGCCTGAGACGTCAGAATCTGATAAGCTCCTCTGACAGTATAACCTGTGTCTGGATCTGggcgccactgccacctatccaaagtctgatcctgcaaagaaatgtcaagaagtaaagactgacactcccccaacatctcctcctcccacgccctcaactgccTCCTCCACTCCCACGCCTCTCCACCTATCCCCCAAcctaaagcaaacatctctgCGACCGAATGAGATTTGGTCTCTGCCAACGCAAAAAGGCGCCCAAACCGCTCCCTCAACGAGATCCCATCCAACCAGGGATCGGTCCAAAACAGAGTATCAGAACCGTCCCCCACCCTCCTCAAAACATGCTCCCCAAACCAACTACCTCCTGACTCACCCACACCCTCCCTAATACGAGCTAACTCCCTCCACCACACCGAACCTCTCTGACCACCCTCCCGAAGTCTACCGCCCTCAACCCCATACCGAGCTACCAAAACTCTATACCACAAACCCACTCTGTCCACCAAcaacctccaacaccacttaccCAACAACGCTAGGTTGAACTCCCTCAACTGtctaacccccaaacctccaaACTCCTTACGCAAACAAATGGATTTCgattttcctagaatcctcacacccccaaaaaaatttaatgaaaagagattcaatagaggaaatgatacctgagggaactttgaagaaagaaagagcgTAGACAGGTAAAGATGTCAAAACAGACTTTAAcagaaccagacgaccaccaaacgACAAGAAGCGACTTTTCCACCCAGACAATCTATTCTTTATGCGAGACAACACCGGTTACCAAAACACCAAGCGCCGcggatcacccccaatctgAAGACCCAAGTAAAGAAAAGGAATTTTTCCCACTTTGCAACACAGAGCAGACGCAGCTTCGTCAAACCAGGACTCAAGAATATTAACGCCAACCAACATGCTCTTATTAAAATTCACCTTCAAGCCCGACATAGACTCAAAAAGCACTAAAACAGCCCGAAGAGCCCGAACATTCGCCCAACTTTTAACCCACATCAATAGAGTATCATCAGCAAACTGAAGATGCGACACCATAATCGATTTTTGTCCACCAATAATGTACCCTGTAAACAAATTACGCGCTACCATAGCTTCCATAAGCACATTAAGACCCTCAGCCGccagaagaaaaaggaaaggtgaAAGCGGATCACCCTGCCGAAGCCCTCGCCTAAGAGGAAATTCATCAGTCGGACTACCGTTAACTAACACAGAAGCTGTAGCCGTGCAAACACACTCTttaatccacttcctccacaAAGTTGGGAACGACATTCTCCCCATAACGTCATCAAGATACCCCAGTCCACCGAATCATACGCTTTCTCAAAATCTACCTTGAACAACATAAGATCCTTTTTAGACTTACGCACCTCATCCACTATCTCATTAGCAATTAGAATACCATCAAGGATTTGTCTGTTCTTCACGAAAGCAGTCTGGGCCTCGGAAATTACACTGCCCATCACTTGACGCAACCTATTAGCTAAAACCTTCACCAGAATTTTATAAAGGCTTCCCACAAGCGAAATAGGCCGAAAGTCGTTCAACCGTTGGGGACTATCCGTTTTGGGGATCAGAGCAATGAAAGTGGAATTGATACCTTTAGTCAACCTGCCATTCCGATGAAAGTCAAGAAGGAAACGCATAACGTCGCCCCGCAATTCGGCCCAGAAATCTTTTATAAAACCGAAATTAATGCTGTCGGGGTCCGGGCTTTTATAACTATCACAATCCCACACAACTTGTTTCACCTCAACCTCCGTAAAAGGTTTGATTAAGCCACCAATCTCCACCTGGCTCAACCGCTTAAACTGAAGGTCGTCAACCCCAGGTCTCTCCACATTAGGAGCCTTAAAGTGAGACTCGAAATGCGAAAACACCGCCTGTCTAATAGGAATCACGCCTTCTAGCGTAACACCATCGACCTGAATAACGGACAAAGCATTCCTTCGGCGGCGGCTTGCCAAAACCGAATGAAAGTACTTAGAATTAGCATCCCCTTCCTTGAGCCACAACGACCGAAATACTATTGTTATCTGGGCCggaatattattattgttataaaccCCGTTAGTAATACTGAAACCCTAActcatttattcatttatctaaTAGAAATGTGTTGAAGTGAAACTACCCACCAGTTGGGAAACTCCCTTATCTCTTGTGTATTCAAAAGGAAACTAGTTGTTTCAGAAATTACatataaatacatatttaactttttcaaaagaaaataattataaaaaaaatacatatttaataatttatttatacatatatCATGAACTTGgtaatccaattttattttatttttattttcatcaacgGTATTCGGTCTACAGGACCATCTAATCTAATTCGGGAGTCGATTCGTGATTTCAGTCTCTCTCAAATGCAGTTGGGAGATCAAATTGTGATCCTCCCTTTATTCgtgaaataaataaactaaCAAAGTCCGTTTAAAATTTGTCCCTCATAAAAATTGAACTTAAACAGTCTAgaaaatttcattaattatttaaacttttttgttaaataagTACTGTTGTCCcgtgataaaataaaatagaaaataatataaactcCCTATTGAGCGGAATATCTTAACTCTTAAGATTAGGTGAAACGTCCCCATCTTGCGGGTAATTTCACTCTTagacaaaaaaggaaaaagcgtaataaaaggaaaagtccataattatgaaaagaaaatttgaCTAATTGGTTAATTGATTAGTATAGTTGACTTAAATTCCCTGTAATCATGCTGATTTTAGGTAGGTCTCTATCTTTTTCCCTCGTCACTTTCTTTGTTTCTGCCGTGTCCTACTTGCCTCCTTTTTATTACTATACCATTCTTTTAACGGATACACGAGGTGCTTTCATGATTGATACTCCCTCCAACCAAAATAAATATACAGTTACagtatttataattatataactgtaaaaattataatatttctaTCCATTCATGTTATGTTTGAGctcacaaaacaataaaatattttcattaaaaaatacaacaaataatattttaagaaaatcaaTAACTAATGGAGTAAAAGAGGGAACAGAGAGCTTACTTTTCCGGCAGCCATTTCCGGCCAAAAATCCATCGCCGGCGAATCCTTCATTACAACGACACCGAAATCCAGGCTTTCCATCAATCGGTGACTCGATTTGAGTACAATTAGCATGATCAGAACAAAGACACCGATCTCCTTGAAGCCACCATCCAAGCTCAATCGTAGCTATATCCAAAGAAACCGCCGAATCTGAACGGTTTCTCAATCTTTCCAATGAAATCGACGACGTAAAGTACTTACACCCGTTCTGCTCCAATTTTGTCTCATTCACGAAACCTCTTGTATTATTTTCAATGTAACAACTCAATTTCAATCCCCCGCTAACGCTGCTGCCGCCGCCGCCAGAgacgttgttgttgttgtggcaACCGTCAGATTCAGATTTGGATAGACTAGGAAGCAGAGGCTCGGGTATCGTACAAGGCGATTGATTTTCCGTACAATTCTGTAACATAATCACGTTTCCCGAAGTAGGTGCGTATTTGTGACTGAAGAGTTGATGAAAGGTTTCAAATCGACGATTACATTGCGATTCGATTTTAAGTATTATACTGTTTGAGTCTACCGATTGAACTGGAAATTCTCCGATGAAGATTTCGCCGTGGACGGTGCAGTTTAGACGAATTTCGCAACCGGAAGAGAATCCGAATGGGTAAGGGAAGGGTTTTGATGAACCACATGATTGCTGGCACGGACGATAATTAACTTGACATTTGATTATTGGAAGAAAGATTAGCGATAATAAAAGGATTAGAAGCGAGTGTTTTGTGATCATCGCAGAGATTTATCTTTTTCTCATGATCAgaaacaaagagaaaagaagTTAAGAGAGTATTAGTGGAAGAttagaaacagaaaaaataatGCATGTGACGTGATGAGAGAGAAATACTTACGTGTGGATGAAAGAAACTAAATCCGTTAAGAAATCTGATTGAAGGATTGGGATTGGGAGTATATGATTTGTTTCCACGCCTAccatgttttgtttgttttcacactCATTAAAGAGAATAGTTTCATGAGAAtgactaaaaattaaataataaatactaCTAATGACAGAGAATTGAAAAAGTGAGCAGATAATAATGGCATGAAATATTGTATTAATAAACCGTTTACAATTGACCATTGAGCAAGTAATGTACTATATCTCCCGTGTCTACTATAAATCATACTCAATATCGAGAGTGGATTCACCTATTTGGGATTGATCTAATATTGTTGGTTTGGAtccttaggctatgtttggattgatggtacataacggaatggagcggaatggaataagatggaatggagcggagcggGATGGAATGGAGCATAAAAtgtattccattgtttggacattttgtattccatcccatacaccccaaattggaggggaagaaaaataagagaaaatgatggaatGGGATGGAATCCATACCATcacataccactccattccattcatttttaaagaatccaaacaatggaacttcaCTTCATACCACcacataccactccattccatctcataccaccaatccaaacaaagccttagAGTATGATTTTCTCAAaatctcaggttcgattcttcCTAGTATTAATTTGgatgggctaagtccatacagaaccgaaaaaaactctgactttaaaCGGGGCTCACACAAGTGAGCTGTGAGATTGGTtcccttgaattagtcggtcctaagatgagataccaagttttttttaaaaaaaaatagagagtgGATTCTCTCGTGttaatttagaatatttttttttaaaactattgATTTGGATGAGATGGGTAGGATATTTTTCGATTTAACTAGATGTGTGAGTTTGAATTTAACTCTAAATATGCAGTCTAGTTAAAActttaagggcccgtttggtgcgcaggataggatagtgataggataggatataaaacaggataatgataggataggatatcagcaggataacagttatcctcagttatcatatcttgtgtttggcgcacacaggataacaaacatgataactattatatcatgtttttaatacatacttgctcataataatatgataagatatataaaatatttaaatgacaaaattacccttgtaaatcaattgttattttttaaaaattattttgtaatactttgaattttttaaataaaaaatataaataagtaatcaaataaatttatatagttttaaataaaaaaaatatgagaaaataaaaaattttaattttttatatgaatcatgatcaaataaataacccaatgatatatacatgttagataagctaaataaatatatgatatatctcatacgtaaataataaaaataccattgcaaaataattatatttaatttcttataaaatttaaattaatatccatattttacgattttttaataattagtttactttaaaatattgtaattttagtataattttgatttttttagattatgtaaattacaaaattacccttgtaacactacaagaaaacatgcatttacTGAGGGCCAAAggccctcagtaatgcacaaatttcgtctaaaatgcatgcattactgacggccttggGCCCTCAGTAATTAGCTCGCCAGTAATggttactgacggcccaggaccgtcaataacgttactgacggcctggagccgtcaatAATACACACTGGTCAATTCAAAAGGACAGGCAAttgtgacggcctggagccgtcagtATTACATTTTCTTTTACACATTGTGACGGCCTAGAGCCGTCAGTAATGCTTGacgatttaaaaaaaaaattaataatttaattatttaaaaatcagtttgatttttaaataattaaattattaatttttttaaaaaaaaattaatattaattttttaaaataaaaaatatactgcataataacgatttttaaaaaaattaataatttaattatttaaaaatcagtatttgatttttaaataattaaattattaatttttttaaaaaaaattaatattaattttttaaaataaaaaatatactgcataataaataattaaaaaatattaaaattaaaatttaataaaaagcataataaaaatacttaacataagtataattaaatataatgataatattgtcattacaaaaagaaaacaattaaacaaataataatcaacaacagattattaaaattacacatcaaCGTTGGTCAGGCGGCTGATATAGTGGTCGCTTCCCCTTGCCAGTGTCTGTTGGCTGACGCGACCTTCCTCGGCCTCGGCCTCGGCCTCTACCTTCCTCGTGTATTACGACTCCGGGGAGTGACGTTCGCGAAGGAGGTCGTGCCACAGGCCTATGAACGAAGTTAATTGGGGCTTGATTTGGGAAGAAGTTGCCTTGGGGTTGATTTGGGTTTTCATATGGGATTATGAAGTCTTGTTGTGGATTTAATGATCTCTGGTATTCGGTGAAAgcagtttgttgattatttctaccgcttccgccactactgcttccacttgtttgcccagtaggatcaaaaaattgtaaatgaacTGGTTCATTAAGCATCTGACTCATATCCTCTATGCTCATACTCAGTACTGGATCACCCTCTCGGTACTCCGGCAGCTGATTCAAATTAACCATGCTACTCAAATCCGGTCGATATTCTTGTTCAccggcattttgattttgtcgtgccgaagcctgagatgatgatccaaccccccccccccgccGGCGCC
Coding sequences within it:
- the LOC123893606 gene encoding allene oxide synthase-like; its protein translation is MASTSLTLISSTFFQTEFPTKRTTICCSISKCPFTPNSVTPLKVSVSDKNMTQSPIPLTSITTLVSDTDTTPSSSSAPQQPSPQPPKKLPMRRIPGDYGLPFIGPFQDRLDYFYSEGGRDTFFRTKMNKYNSTIFRANMPPGPFISSNPNVIVLLDGKSFPILFDNSKVEKRDIFTGTFMPSTELTGGHRILSYLDPTEPKHEQLKSLIFFLLKTRSSHFIPEFQSSYTNLFDTLEKELAKTGKATFSDANDQAAFNYLAKAFFGTDPTETNLKMDAPKIVSKWTLMQLSPILSLGLPKYIQEPLFHTFRLPPILVKKDYQRLYDFFYESSTGPVLDEAVRLGVSKEEAVHNLLFTTCFNSFGGMKIFFPNLLKWIGRGGVNIHRRLAEEIRYVIKSNDGKVSMAAMEQMPLMKSVVYEALRIEPPVPLQYGKAKHDFVIENHENSFQVKEGEMLFGFQPFATKDPKIFDKADEFVGERFMGEGEKLLKHVFWSNGRETEEPTVGNKQCPGKDFVVLFSRLLVVELFLRYDTFSIQVGKSPTGSAVTFTSLKRATF
- the LOC123893607 gene encoding wall-associated receptor kinase-like 14 gives rise to the protein MITKHSLLILLLSLIFLPIIKCQVNYRPCQQSCGSSKPFPYPFGFSSGCEIRLNCTVHGEIFIGEFPVQSVDSNSIILKIESQCNRRFETFHQLFSHKYAPTSGNVIMLQNCTENQSPCTIPEPLLPSLSKSESDGCHNNNNVSGGGGSSVSGGLKLSCYIENNTRGFVNETKLEQNGCKYFTSSISLERLRNRSDSAVSLDIATIELGWWLQGDRCLCSDHANCTQIESPIDGKPGFRCRCNEGFAGDGFLAGNGCRKTSSTCNPAKYMSGRCGGHARLIILIGGFIFGVSLMVALGSICCYFRRRTKLRVTKSTKRRFTETTNNYSVPIYPYKDIEKATNNFSEKQRLGTGAYGTVYSGKLYNDEYVAIKRIKHRDNESIEQVMNEIKLISSVRHPNLVRLLGCSIEYGEQILVYEFMPNGTLNQHLQREKGSGLSWPFRVKIATETAQAIAHLHSAINPPIYHRDIKSSNILLDQNFGSKVADFGLSRLGITEISHVSHVSTAPQGTPGYVDPQYHQDFHLSDKSDVYSFGVVLVEIITGLKVVDFSRPHNEVNLASLAVDRIRKGLLKDIIDPIVFLEPEATNDGWTLSSIHKVAELAFRCLAFHRDMRPCMTEVATELEQLSLNKWDSFGENSSIIDHFSSCSSSSSSENEKPLSSNTTLKDVEPKGKCHLKLETVPVSFKSVDRLNSNSPVSVQDPHIWFSEQSSPSSNSFPSKSFDHGSVSYGREASL